TCATCTTTTTTAATTTCTAATGAATTAAAAGAGGTGTCGCGAACAGCATAGGTTACTTGACCAGTCTTAACCTCTTGAATAGCCTCATTCATTTGTGCAGTATTTTCTTCTACATTTCCTTCTAAATTGAAAGCTAAAAGAGCAGAAATCCCTTGTGGTATGCTCTTAGTTGAAATTACGGTGACTGGCACCTGGCTAATTTCCTTAGCTTGATTTGCAGCTAAGAGTATATTGCTATTATTTGGAAAAATAAAGATATGCTTTGCATTAATTTGTTCGATTTTATTTAAGAAGTCTTGAGTGCTTGGATTCATAGTTTGACCACCTTCAATAACTTCATCTACTCCAAGGCTTTTGAATAATTCTTCAAGACCATCTCCTGCGGCTACGCTAATAAAGCCGTAATCTTTTTCCTCTTCTTTTATCTTTTGGGAAGGATTATTAGCCACTTGTTCCCTCATATTGTCAATTTTAACTCTCGTCAATGGTCCTATTTCTAAAGCCCAGTTTAAAGCTTTATCTGGTTGGTCTGTATGAACATGAACTTTTATCTTTTCTTCGTCTCCAACAACGATAACAGAATCCCCTATTGCTGCCAAATTTTCTTTTAATGTGTTTTCTATAGAATATTCTTCTATTCCGCTTAATATGATAAACTCCGTACAATAACCAAAGGTAATCTCTTCTGCAGACATAATATGATCTTCAAACATTTTACTCGTAGATGGTAGTTCATCTATTGTTTCCATGGGGATGGACTTCCCAGATAGAATTTCATAAGCACCTTCGATAATGCACAATAATCCCTTACCACCAGAATCCACAACGCCTGCCTCTTTAAGCACTGGCAATTGTTCTGGTGTATTGGCTAGGGCGCTTTTTCCTTGTTCAATTACTGCTAACAACATTTCGTCCATATATTTGTATTTGCTAGCATTTTCTACCGCAAATTCAGCCATTTCACGGGCAACGGTTAAAATCGTCCCCTCAATAGGTCTCATAACAGCTTTATAGGACATAGCAGATGCTTCTTTTAACGCATTGGCTAAGCCAAAGGTATTTAAGGTTTTTCGGTTTTCACAGCCCTTTGCAAAACCTCTAAAAAGTTGTGAAAGGATTACTCCTGAGTTTCCTCTAGCTCCCATCAATGCTCCACTGGAAGCCATCTGTGCTATTTTTGATAGATCCTGTTCAGATGTCCTTTTGAGTTCATCTGCTGCATATTGTATGGTTAGAGACATATTGGTCCCCGTATCTCCATCTGGAACAGGAAAAACATTTAAATCGTCTACAATTTTTTTGTTCTTTTCTAGATTTGCCGCACCATTGATGACAATGGCTTTAAGCATACTCCCATCTATTTCTTTAATTTGCATTGTAATCCTCCTTACACCCTGACGCTTTCTACAATAACATTGATTTTATCAATCTTAATGCCTGTTTGTTTTTCTACATAATACTTTACTTTATCAATAATATTTTCTGCAACTACTGATATTTTCACACCGTATTCGATTATAACATATAAATCAATGATAAGCTTATTATCTGCTTGTGTGATTTTAACGCCTTTTCTCAGGTTTTCCTTCTTTAAAAGTTCTACAAAACCATCTGTAGTTCTTTTAGAGGCCATGCCAACTAAACCATAGCACTCCATTGCTGCCATGCCAGCTATTGTCGCTATGACACTTTCTGAAATGTTGATACAGCCGTATTCATTATAAATTTTCGCAATCATTCGAACTCCTCCTTAAACCTTTAATCATATTCTAATTTAATTTACAATATTATTCAAGTTATTACGTATAGTAAGGTTTACCTACATTTCCACTACTGCATTAAAATAGCTTATCTTTTTTTAAGTAAATTGTAAAGAAATGATTTAAATGTTTTATTGATATTATATGAATCCTTGTGCTATAATAATAGTGCTTTGAAAGTAAGGCACGGATAAGGAGGTAAGATATATGTCTAAAGTATGTCATGTTTGTGGCAAAGGTCCAGTAGCAGGCAATCAAGTAAGCCATTCTGTTAAACATACAAAGAGAGTTTGGAATCCAAACTTACAAAAAGTTAGAGCAATGGTTGACGGTTCTCCAAGGAGAGTTTTAGTTTGCACAAGATGTTTGAGATCTAATAAAGTTCAAAGAGCTATGTAATTAAAGAAATCATTTAAAAAAAGAAAATCTTTTAGATTTTCTTTTTTTATACAAAAATTCTTAGTCCCTAGTCTCTAGTCACTAGCATTAAGGCATTTCTATAGGGTCAAAATAGAACTTTCCTATTAAAGAACAATCGTTAGACAGTAATATAACGGTATAATTTACACTTTTAACTTTACATTTAAAATAAAAGGGAAGTCTATGTAAAATATTTACAGACTTCCCCTTTTACTTAGTTTATTCATTCAATTATCGCCGAAATGCAATTTATCTATTACCTTACATGTTTCGTTAACGCAAAAACTTATCAAATAGGTGAAGTTTGTACAATACAAATACTAATAAACCAATAAGACTTATTAATATTAAGTACCATACCCAATTTGGAAGTAACAAAATTAACAGTACTGCTACTAGGCAGTATACGATATAATTAATATAGCATTTACTTATTCTCATCTTTTTCACCATACAATACCCTTTTACTTTATTGTATTTAGAAAGCGGTGAAATGTTCTTAATCTCGAGAAATAATTACCAATAATTCTCCATGTTTAATTTCTACTTTTGCAAAATCTTCTTCTATAATATTGCTGATTCCATAGCTACTGGCCTTCGTCATACAATGATTATCTAGTGGGTAATATAAACCATTTGTTGTAACCCCTTCTACCTCTTCAGAAAAGGGGATTAAAGATAATATACTTCCTTTTTTGTTGTAAAGTTCTATTTTATCATTGATGAGATAAATCTCATTTTTTTCATCAATAATCCGTCCATAGACCTTTTGAGCTAATAGCTTTTTTAGTAAAGCAATATTTGCCAAACTATGATCTACTCGGTCTCCAAGACAACCAATCATCGTAATATGGGAGTAGTTATGATCTATTAGATAGTCGAGGACAATTTCCGTATCTGTAGCATCTTTTTCAACAGGATATCTTATGATTTCTACACCTTTATCTTGTACATCCTGTAAGAAGGATTCTTCTGTAGAGTCAAAATCCCCTATTGCTACATCAGGGGTCAAATTGAGAAGGAGGGCATTTTTTACCCCCCCATCTGCACAAATAATCAAATCAAAACGATTTTTTAGTACATGAGAATGATAAAATTCTTCATTTTTAATACTGCCATTTGCAATAACTAAAGCTTTCATATTTTACCTCAGTATTTCTTCGTTGCTTTTATTGAGTGCAACATTTCAATATAACTTGAGTAACGAGACGAAGCAATCTTACGATTTTCAACAGCTTCCTTAATAACGCAATCTGGTTCCCTATCATGAACACAAGAATTGAATTTACATTGACCTAAAAGATCTGAAAATTCAGGGAAAGAATCCATTAATTCTTCTAGCTCAATTTCTTGAGCTCCATTAATATTGCTAAAACCTGGAGTATCTGCAATAAAAGTATTCTCTTCAAGTTCAAAAAGCTCTACATGTCGAGTTGTGTGTTTTCCCCTCTCTATTTTACTGCTAATTTCCCCTGTTTCAGCTTTATTTTGAGGCATAAGGCTATTTAATAGAGAAGACTTACCCACACCTGAAGCTCCAGAAAAAACATTAATATTACCTCGTAGCATGTCTTTTAACTCGTGTAAACCTGTTTGCTCTTTTACACTGGTAAAAAGAATCTTATAATTGGTATTAATAAAGTGTTCCTTAATTTCTTCTTTTTGTTCCTCATTAATTAATTCGCTTTTATTAAAACATAGGACATTTTTAATATCCAGATGCTCTGAATACACTAAAATATTGTTGACGAAATGAAGGTTTATAGCAGGTTGTACTACAGCAGATACGACAATATTTTGAGTAATATTACTAATAGGAGGGCGTATTAAGATATTTTTTCTTGGGTATATTTCCTCAATAGCGCCTTTTTCATTTTCATCTATGGTAATCTCTACATAATCACCTACATACGGTTTATGCTTATCTTTACGAAAGATCCCCCTTGCCTTGCATTCATATATCTTGTCTTCACTTTTTACATAATAAAATCCGCCAATACCTTTAATAATAATTCCCTTCATCTTTTACCTCTTTTTCAAAAACTAATGTTTTCAGCATTGTAAATCGTATTGTTAATTTGGACTTGATAAGACTGTACGCCAACACCTTTAAGCTCTACAGTTATGGTCTCATTGGACAAATGCGCATTTTCGTATTGAAGAGTTGATACATTCTTATCGTCTATTACAAATACTTTTACTCGCACCTGCTGAGGCTCTTCTTTATCCTTATCTTTGCCTTTACCATTCTCATCTTCAACTTCATTATCATCTTCTTCATCCTCCGCACCATATAAATAAGACGCGATGTTTATACTAATTGATTTTGATTTTACTAATCCTTTACTGATAGTAAGATTTACGACAGATTTTTTTTGTAATTCTACTCCAGCTTTCGGATCTTGGTTTATGACGATATTTTTTTCGTATTTATTGCTGACCTCCTCTTTGATGCTTCCTAAGGTAAGACCTTCTGACAAGAGGATTTCTTTTGCTTCATCTATAGTCTTTCCAACAAGATCGTCTAATACTGCTGAGTCTTTGCCCTGACTGACATAAAGCTTTATTTCTGCCCCTTCCTTCAGTAAAGCTCCAGGAGCTGGGGATTGCTCGTATATCATGCCTTTTTCGTAATCCTCATTGTACTTTCGCTCTATTTCATTGACTATGAAGCCCATGTTTTCAAGGGTCTGTATTCCCTCTACTTCATATTGCTTCGTTACATCAGGTAGTTTTACTTGTTTTACTCCATCACTAATATATAGTACTACTTCTTGACCTTCTTTTAACATAGTGCCTGCCACAGGGTCTTGTTTGATTACATGATCGATTGGTACACTAGAACTATTTTCTCTTTCTAATCTGTAATCGAGATTATATTCTTGCAATACGCCAATTGCTTCTTCCATATTTTGATTACTTAAATCTGGAACTTTGATTTCTTCTACATCAAAAGCATTGACCAAAACAAACACCATAATCCCTAGTATAATTGGAATCAATACTATGGCCATTAGTTGCTTCTTTCCCCATTTAAACTTTTCTTTGTTAGGTGTTTCCTTAATATTCTGAGGCTTATTCTCCTCTAATTGTGCATCTCCAATGATGGGGGTTTTTTTGGTTTCATCAGATAAATCTGGCTCATCCATAAACCTAGTAGTAGGATTATTTTGAATGGTTATTAAATCTATTATTAACTCTCTAGCATTATGATAACGGTCCATGGGGCTTTTTTTTACGAGCTTGTAAACAATATCTATTAATCCTTCAGGCACATCTTGAATACCCTCTGGAAATCGAATTTCTTCTTGAATATGCTTAATGGCTACAGAAACAGAGTTGTCGCTGTCAAAAGGTACCTCTCCTGTAAGCATTTCATATAAGACAATTCCTAAAGAATATAAGTCTGATTTGGCATCTACAAAACCACCTCTAGCCTGCTCTGGTGATATATAATGCACAGATCCCATAGTTTCTTCCACTAAAGTTACTGTAGCACTAGATATGGCTCTAGCAATTCCAAAATCCGTTACCTTTGGTATCATATCTTCATTTAATAAGATATTATGAGGTTTAATATCTCTGTGTATAATATTGTTCTTATGAGCGTGATCTAAAGCAAAAGCAATTTGTTTAATCAAAAACAAAGCTTCTTTCCAAGGTAGTTTCCCTTGCTCTTTAATATAAGCTTTTAAGGTTTTTCCATTAACGTATTCCATTACGATATAATGATTATTATCCTGTACTCCTACATCAAAAACATTTACAATATTATTGTGAGAGAGGCTTGCCGCAGCTTGGGATTCTCTTTTGAATTTATTGATAAATTGCTCATTATCATTAAATTCGCTTTTTAATATTTTAACAGCAACTAGTCTATTAAGAAGTTTATCCTTAGCCTTATATACAACAGCCATCCCACCTACGCCAATGACTTCCATCAACTCGTATCGATTTCCTAATAGCTTAGCTGTCATAAGACCACCTCCGGTTTATAGACTATTACAGTGATATTATCATGACCGCCATACTCATTTGCCTTTTGAACCAACACCTCTACTGCTTCTTCGCAATTGTGCTTATTGATGATGTCTTTTATCTCTTCAGCTTCTACTTCATTGGTAAGACCGTCTGTACAAAGCAAGATGGTGTCTCCCTTTTTCAACTCGCACTGATAATAATCTACTTCAATTTCTTCATCTGTACCGATGGCCCTAGTAATAACATTTTTGTTCGGATATGTCTCCGCTTCTTCTCTAGAAATCTCTCCTTGAGAAATTAGTTGTTCAACTAAAGAGTGGTCTCTAGTAAGCTGTAAAATTTCTTTTTCATTTATGATATAAGCTCTGCTGTCTCCTACATGAAAAATATGAACTTGTTGATTCGCTATAATGGATAAACAAAGGGTTGTTCCCATTTTGCTCAAATTCACATCATTACTACCCATTTCATAGATGATTTTGTTGATTTCTTTAATAATTTCTATTACCTCTTGCTCTTGAATTCGTTCCTCATCTATTATATTGGTATTTTCAAATTTATCTTTTATTTCTTTTACTAAAGTACTGCTGGCAATTTCTCCTGCATTATGTCCACCAAGGCCATCTGCTACAGCCAATATGATTACTTTTGCACTAGATTTCTCTAATACGAGGTAGGCATCTTGGTTTTTGGCTCTCATATTGCCAATATGGCTTTTATAACCAATGTCCATTATTTCACCCCTTAGGTTTTTCAGTATGATTTCTACGCAATTGGCCACATGCCGCGTTAATACTCGATCCTAATTCCCTTCGAATAGTTGTGGGTATACCGATATCATTTAAATAACGGCTAAACCTTATTATATTATCTTTCGAACTTTTTATAAAGTCTCTTTCTTTAATTTCATTTACAGGTATTAAATTCACATGACAATTAAGAGCTTTTAATAGAACTTCTAGTTCCTTTGCATGCTCTATTTTATCATTTACGCCATTGACCATTGAGTACTCAAAACTGATTCGCCTTCCTGTCTTTTCAATATAAAACTTACAGGCTTCCATCAATTGTTGTAAAGGATATCTTTTGTTTATTGGCATCATTTTTGACCTAATGAAATCATTTGAACCATGTAACGAAATAGATAAATTAATCTGTAAATTTTCTTTTGCTAAATCATATATTTTAGGTACAATACCACAGGTGGAAAGTGTGAGATGTCTTTGTCCAATATTTATTCCATTTGAATTATTGACATTGTAGATAAATTTTAAAACCTCATCATAATTATCTAAAGGCTCTCCACTGCCCATTAAAACCACATTTGAGATTCGAATTTGAAGGTGGTTTTCTACAACCATAATCTGATCGATGATTTCACCACTAGTCAAACTCCTCACGACACCCTCTAAAGTAGAAGCACAAAATGTACAGCCCATTTTGCAGCCTACTTGGGTAGAAACACATAAGGCGTAGCCGTATTTATATTTCATCAAAACACCCTCGATGGTGTTTTGATCGTTTAAAGAGAACAAGAACTTATGGGTTTCATCTTTTTCATCTATTAATATTTTTTCAATCTTAATATGTTCAATGGTGTGTTTTTCTTTTAATTTCTCTCTTGTATCTTTTGGCAAATTGGTCATATGATCAATAGATGGAGCTCTATGTTTGTATACCCATTCATAAATCTGCTTTCCTCGAAACTTCGCTTCCCCCAGCTCTCTTACTACTTCGTATAATTGATCTTGAGTCAATCCGATAAGATTTGTCATAATCTGTTCCTTTCTAATTTACCTTATTATAGAATACCAAAAAATCATCAATTTCTCCACTAAAACCAAAAATATTGTCGAATTATAACAATTGTGAACAGTAGTTGAACGATAGTAAAACAATCGTCCAACCGTTCCACTTTCCACATTCCACTACTAACTATTCATTAAATGAACCTAGACCGAACCAAAGCAAAAAAGCGCCATTACGGCGCTTATCAAGTTCTCTTTTGAATTTTTGACATAAAGAATCCATCCCATTGGCCTTCTTTTGGGAAGGTTTGTACAAAGTGCTTATTTAGTAAAATCGATTCATCAATACCCTTTAAACTTAATAAGGATGCACTCTTATTATTCTCAATCAAATCATGAACTACTTCTTCGTTTTCTTGTCTATTGATAGTACAGGTGCTGTATACTAAAATACCACCAGGCTTTAAATAATCAAAAGCATTTTTTATTAAACTCTTTTGAATCTGTATTATGGCTTTAATACCTTCTTCGCTGAGATTCCATTTAATATCTGGTTTTCGTCTTAAAATCCCTAATCCTGAACAAGGTGCATCTAAAAGTATCTTGTCATACTTTTCCTCGTCTTCAGGGTAAAACTTGAGCCCATCTTTTAATTCTATTTGAACATTTTTTAAGCCTAATCTTTTACAATTCTCATCTATGAGCTTAAGCTTGTGATCGTAAATATCTCGAGCAGTCAGTCCATGAGTATCTTTTATCATTTCCCCTATATGAGTAGTTTTCCCACCTGGAGCACTACACATATCTAAGATTTTTTCACCAGGTTTGGGATCTAATAAGTCTACTGTCATCATGGCTGCTTCATCTTGTATGATAAACAATCCTTCCTGATAACTAGGATTTTTGCTTATATCTGAAAACTGATTTATGATAATGGAATAATCCCTGAGTTTCCCATCTTCTACACCAATGCCCTCTGTAGCTAAAGATTTTTTTAGTTCTTCTTTTGTGGTCTTTAGCCTATTTACGCGAGCAGTTATAGGCGCATTTTTCATAGATTCCTCAAAAAAAATTTCTACTACTTCTATGGGATACTGCTCTTTAAGCATTTTCACAAGCCAAATAGGTGCAGAGTATTGAATCGTCAATTTTTCATCTCCCTCAAAACGATGTTGGAGAATCTCCTCTTTATTTCTAAGGATAGAGCGAAGTACACCATTGACAAACTTATCGGATTTACCCTTAGAGTACTTTTTACTCAAATTGACGCTTTCATTTACTGCTGCAAAATGAGGCACCTTGTCCAAAAAAAATACTTGATAAACCCCAATGCGAAGGATTTCTAAAAGCATTGGGGCAATTTTTTTTAATTTAATCTTACTGTGATTCGAAATAACCCAATCACAGTAACTCATATGCTTAATCACTCCATAAACCAGTGTATTGACAAAGGGTTTATCAATTGAAGACAATTTAGGGTCCTTCAGACTCTTTTTTAAAGCGATATTTACAAAGGCTTTGTTGTGATTGATTTCATATAATGTTTTTACTGCTAATTCTCTTGGATAATCTATCTTATAACCCATAAATTAATCTCTAGATCCTTTCAATGCAAGCATTCGTAATAATTGTAAAAAAGACATGATTGTGGCAGCTACATAAGTTAAAGCCGCTGCATTTAAAACTCTTCTTGCCCCTGGACCATCTTCATCATAAAGAATAGCATTTTGATCTAATTGAGCAATAGCACGCTGGCTAGCGTTAAATTCTACAGGCAAGGTGATAATATTAAATAGAATCGCTCCTGTAAAAAATACAATACCTAATTCCATAAGCCCTGCAAAATTAAAGAACAAGCCTATTATAAACAAATACCATGCAGAATTTGATGCAAGTGCAGCTACAGGTGCAATAGCGCTGCGAAGTTTAAGTGGGGCATAACCTATATTGTGCTGAATAGCGTGACCTACCTCGTGAGCTGCAATGCTTACAGATGCTACGCTTCTGCCATTGTATACTTCATGAGATAATCTCAGTACTTTCTTTCTTGGATCATAGTGGTCGGATAATTTTCCGCCTACTAGTTCTACAGAAACGTCTGTAATCCCATTGTTGATGAGTAATTTCCTTGCCGTTTCTGCACCAGTTATTCCTCTGCTATTGGCAACCCTCAAATACTTGTTATAAGTAGACGACACATTCCACTGAGCAAAAGCTGCTAAAATCAACCCAGGAATGAGTATAATCATTGTATAGTCAGAAAAATATGGAAAAATCATTCTAACACCCTCCTTTTGCGTATATACGGTCATCTTAGTACTTATTCTATACGATATTTCTTAAATGATGCTTAAAATAGCTGAAAGCGGAAGGCGGAAGGTAGAAAAAACACTTCGCCTTTAGGCGAGTTTTGATTTTCCTAACCAACCAACTAGCTTTTCTAACATACCAACATTCCAACTTATAAAGTTCCGCTTTCACCTTTCCGCCTTCAGCTAAAAGGTTTTCCGGTCCAACCGTCCAACCGTCCAACCGTCCAACCGTCCAACCTTTTAATTTTCCGCTTAATCCAGTATTGTTCCTATATTAATCGAATTTCCTTTTAAGTAATCATCTACATGCATTT
Above is a genomic segment from Alkalibaculum bacchi containing:
- a CDS encoding DAK2 domain-containing protein, whose product is MQIKEIDGSMLKAIVINGAANLEKNKKIVDDLNVFPVPDGDTGTNMSLTIQYAADELKRTSEQDLSKIAQMASSGALMGARGNSGVILSQLFRGFAKGCENRKTLNTFGLANALKEASAMSYKAVMRPIEGTILTVAREMAEFAVENASKYKYMDEMLLAVIEQGKSALANTPEQLPVLKEAGVVDSGGKGLLCIIEGAYEILSGKSIPMETIDELPSTSKMFEDHIMSAEEITFGYCTEFIILSGIEEYSIENTLKENLAAIGDSVIVVGDEEKIKVHVHTDQPDKALNWALEIGPLTRVKIDNMREQVANNPSQKIKEEEKDYGFISVAAGDGLEELFKSLGVDEVIEGGQTMNPSTQDFLNKIEQINAKHIFIFPNNSNILLAANQAKEISQVPVTVISTKSIPQGISALLAFNLEGNVEENTAQMNEAIQEVKTGQVTYAVRDTSFNSLEIKKDDIIGILEKDITVVGQNVFEVTRNLIENMVDKDTSLLSLYYGAEIEEEDVNDLIEELEEKYSDIDIEGNYGGQSLYYFILSVE
- a CDS encoding Asp23/Gls24 family envelope stress response protein, with the protein product MIAKIYNEYGCINISESVIATIAGMAAMECYGLVGMASKRTTDGFVELLKKENLRKGVKITQADNKLIIDLYVIIEYGVKISVVAENIIDKVKYYVEKQTGIKIDKINVIVESVRV
- the rpmB gene encoding 50S ribosomal protein L28; this translates as MSKVCHVCGKGPVAGNQVSHSVKHTKRVWNPNLQKVRAMVDGSPRRVLVCTRCLRSNKVQRAM
- a CDS encoding thiamine diphosphokinase, encoding MKALVIANGSIKNEEFYHSHVLKNRFDLIICADGGVKNALLLNLTPDVAIGDFDSTEESFLQDVQDKGVEIIRYPVEKDATDTEIVLDYLIDHNYSHITMIGCLGDRVDHSLANIALLKKLLAQKVYGRIIDEKNEIYLINDKIELYNKKGSILSLIPFSEEVEGVTTNGLYYPLDNHCMTKASSYGISNIIEEDFAKVEIKHGELLVIISRD
- the rsgA gene encoding ribosome small subunit-dependent GTPase A, translated to MKGIIIKGIGGFYYVKSEDKIYECKARGIFRKDKHKPYVGDYVEITIDENEKGAIEEIYPRKNILIRPPISNITQNIVVSAVVQPAINLHFVNNILVYSEHLDIKNVLCFNKSELINEEQKEEIKEHFINTNYKILFTSVKEQTGLHELKDMLRGNINVFSGASGVGKSSLLNSLMPQNKAETGEISSKIERGKHTTRHVELFELEENTFIADTPGFSNINGAQEIELEELMDSFPEFSDLLGQCKFNSCVHDREPDCVIKEAVENRKIASSRYSSYIEMLHSIKATKKY
- the pknB gene encoding Stk1 family PASTA domain-containing Ser/Thr kinase — its product is MTAKLLGNRYELMEVIGVGGMAVVYKAKDKLLNRLVAVKILKSEFNDNEQFINKFKRESQAAASLSHNNIVNVFDVGVQDNNHYIVMEYVNGKTLKAYIKEQGKLPWKEALFLIKQIAFALDHAHKNNIIHRDIKPHNILLNEDMIPKVTDFGIARAISSATVTLVEETMGSVHYISPEQARGGFVDAKSDLYSLGIVLYEMLTGEVPFDSDNSVSVAIKHIQEEIRFPEGIQDVPEGLIDIVYKLVKKSPMDRYHNARELIIDLITIQNNPTTRFMDEPDLSDETKKTPIIGDAQLEENKPQNIKETPNKEKFKWGKKQLMAIVLIPIILGIMVFVLVNAFDVEEIKVPDLSNQNMEEAIGVLQEYNLDYRLERENSSSVPIDHVIKQDPVAGTMLKEGQEVVLYISDGVKQVKLPDVTKQYEVEGIQTLENMGFIVNEIERKYNEDYEKGMIYEQSPAPGALLKEGAEIKLYVSQGKDSAVLDDLVGKTIDEAKEILLSEGLTLGSIKEEVSNKYEKNIVINQDPKAGVELQKKSVVNLTISKGLVKSKSISINIASYLYGAEDEEDDNEVEDENGKGKDKDKEEPQQVRVKVFVIDDKNVSTLQYENAHLSNETITVELKGVGVQSYQVQINNTIYNAENISF
- a CDS encoding Stp1/IreP family PP2C-type Ser/Thr phosphatase, translated to MDIGYKSHIGNMRAKNQDAYLVLEKSSAKVIILAVADGLGGHNAGEIASSTLVKEIKDKFENTNIIDEERIQEQEVIEIIKEINKIIYEMGSNDVNLSKMGTTLCLSIIANQQVHIFHVGDSRAYIINEKEILQLTRDHSLVEQLISQGEISREEAETYPNKNVITRAIGTDEEIEVDYYQCELKKGDTILLCTDGLTNEVEAEEIKDIINKHNCEEAVEVLVQKANEYGGHDNITVIVYKPEVVL
- the rlmN gene encoding 23S rRNA (adenine(2503)-C(2))-methyltransferase RlmN, coding for MTNLIGLTQDQLYEVVRELGEAKFRGKQIYEWVYKHRAPSIDHMTNLPKDTREKLKEKHTIEHIKIEKILIDEKDETHKFLFSLNDQNTIEGVLMKYKYGYALCVSTQVGCKMGCTFCASTLEGVVRSLTSGEIIDQIMVVENHLQIRISNVVLMGSGEPLDNYDEVLKFIYNVNNSNGINIGQRHLTLSTCGIVPKIYDLAKENLQINLSISLHGSNDFIRSKMMPINKRYPLQQLMEACKFYIEKTGRRISFEYSMVNGVNDKIEHAKELEVLLKALNCHVNLIPVNEIKERDFIKSSKDNIIRFSRYLNDIGIPTTIRRELGSSINAACGQLRRNHTEKPKG
- the rsmB gene encoding 16S rRNA (cytosine(967)-C(5))-methyltransferase RsmB codes for the protein MGYKIDYPRELAVKTLYEINHNKAFVNIALKKSLKDPKLSSIDKPFVNTLVYGVIKHMSYCDWVISNHSKIKLKKIAPMLLEILRIGVYQVFFLDKVPHFAAVNESVNLSKKYSKGKSDKFVNGVLRSILRNKEEILQHRFEGDEKLTIQYSAPIWLVKMLKEQYPIEVVEIFFEESMKNAPITARVNRLKTTKEELKKSLATEGIGVEDGKLRDYSIIINQFSDISKNPSYQEGLFIIQDEAAMMTVDLLDPKPGEKILDMCSAPGGKTTHIGEMIKDTHGLTARDIYDHKLKLIDENCKRLGLKNVQIELKDGLKFYPEDEEKYDKILLDAPCSGLGILRRKPDIKWNLSEEGIKAIIQIQKSLIKNAFDYLKPGGILVYSTCTINRQENEEVVHDLIENNKSASLLSLKGIDESILLNKHFVQTFPKEGQWDGFFMSKIQKRT
- a CDS encoding zinc metallopeptidase; amino-acid sequence: MIFPYFSDYTMIILIPGLILAAFAQWNVSSTYNKYLRVANSRGITGAETARKLLINNGITDVSVELVGGKLSDHYDPRKKVLRLSHEVYNGRSVASVSIAAHEVGHAIQHNIGYAPLKLRSAIAPVAALASNSAWYLFIIGLFFNFAGLMELGIVFFTGAILFNIITLPVEFNASQRAIAQLDQNAILYDEDGPGARRVLNAAALTYVAATIMSFLQLLRMLALKGSRD